The nucleotide sequence TGAACACGCGGCCGAGAACATGCTCGCCCCCGCCGGGGCCGGCGAGCACTTCGAGTTCGTCCCCTCCTATACGGTGACGCACTTCTCGTTCCCGATGGCCTCGTTTGGTCACCCGGGCCTCGGGGAGACCTACCGCGAACGCAAGTACGGCGAGACGGAGTGGCGACGGCTGGCCTTCCGGGACGGCATGCTCGTCGGCGGAGTCCTGATCGGGGACCTCTCCGTGCTCCAGCCGCTGAAGGAACTCACGGCGAGCGGTCGACGTATCCAGGGCCGAGCGGGCGAACTCCTCGCGCCGACGTTCGACGGGTTCGCGGACGTCACCGCCCCGTCGCCGATCGCTTCCGACTGAAACAGGTCTTTTTCGAAAAAAGTGCGGGCCGTTACTGCTTCGACGCGACCGACCCGGACGAACGGGAGCCGTCCCAGCCCGGAGAACATGACGTGATGGTGGACGGGCTGGTAGATCTCGAGCGCGTCCCCGTCGCGATGGGCCAGGACGTTCTCGGCGGCAGTCGCGGCCTGGTGTTTCGAGACGTGGAGGATCGGCTCGCGACCGTTGGCGTCGCCGACGACCGCGAACGCCCGCGTCTGTCGGGCGGGATCGACCTGGAGATACACGTCACGACCGACGGCCGGGTTGGTCAAACACCCAGTTCTCCACCGGACTTCACGCCACCGAGACACCCGTCGTTGTCCACGATGGTCGCCGCCTCCATCGTCCGGGGAGCCACAATCGAGATGGCGAATTCGACAGGTAGTAAGCAATGATTTGTACTTCAGCAAAATATCCTTCTGAAAGCGAAGCGAAGTTTTTAATATTGTGAAGCCAGTACAAGATAATGCAATGGAATCCGAGACAGACGACGCGAGCGGTATCCCGTTGATTGGCGATGAGTTCCCCCACCTCGCAGTCGAGACGACGCACGGGGAGATCGACCTCCCTGACGATTACGCGGGCGAGTGGGTCGTGCTCTTCAGCCATCCGGGCGACTTCACGCCGGTCTGTACGTCCGAATTTGTCGCGTTCGAGGACCGACGCGAGGAGTTCGAGCAACGCGATGCCAATCTGATCGGCCTCTCGGTCGATCGCGTCCACTCCCACCTCAAGTGGGTCGACTGGATCGAAGAAGAGATCGGCGTCGAGATTGGCTTCCCGATCATTGCCGACGAGAGCGGCCGGGTCGGCGAACAACTCGGCATGATCCAGTCCGGCGCCGGAACGAGTACTGTCCGCGCCGTCTTCGTCGTCGATACCGAGGGCGTCGTCCGGCAGGTGCTGTACTACCCCGAGGAGATCGGCCGCAACATCGACGAGATCCTGCGCTCGCTGGACGCCCTGCAGAAGAGCGACGACGAGGGCGTGGCTACGCCGGCAAACTGGCCCGAGAACGAGCGCTTCGGCGATCGCGTCCTCCTGCCGCCGCCAGGGAGTCGGGAGGCAGTCGAACAGCGCGAGAGCGAGGCCGACGACGAGGGCTACGAGCAGTACGACTGGTGGTTTACCCTCTCCGAGCAGTAGCCTCGCAGGCAACTCCAGCGCGACGCACTCTACTCAGCCCCGTCGAACCAGTTCTCGACGTTCCCGAAGACGCGTCCGGCCGCCGCCGTTTCGGCGTGTCGTTCCGGCGTGACGAAGCCGATTTACCAGTATTTTTAGCAGGGTTTGCCGAACCAATTATATAAATATTTCCGGTATCTATGACGCTTCTATAGGCTGTTGTCAGCATGAGTGAATCCGATTTTGTCCGGCGTCCACAGTTCGGCCAACTCAGCAGAGGGTGGAAATCGCTTGAACGGGGCTGGAAAGCCGTTTTATTGGGTATGGTTGTCGTCACTTTTGTCATCGTTTTCTAGCC is from Halorhabdus sp. BNX81 and encodes:
- a CDS encoding peroxiredoxin, producing the protein MESETDDASGIPLIGDEFPHLAVETTHGEIDLPDDYAGEWVVLFSHPGDFTPVCTSEFVAFEDRREEFEQRDANLIGLSVDRVHSHLKWVDWIEEEIGVEIGFPIIADESGRVGEQLGMIQSGAGTSTVRAVFVVDTEGVVRQVLYYPEEIGRNIDEILRSLDALQKSDDEGVATPANWPENERFGDRVLLPPPGSREAVEQRESEADDEGYEQYDWWFTLSEQ